A part of Paenibacillus donghaensis genomic DNA contains:
- a CDS encoding transglutaminase domain-containing protein, with translation MRKYWIVAVLLALVVTGCDNSLANDEGAWTGKLVTNSDIAGTANSDIVGGGEGSDAPADSSADEELAEKSRELSELIDDLSYTTSVQELKKKYGTEKEQQIMPLYNVDESQPFTFHFKADMLDVDYFESVTVHTDIKGLPESKIYSLLDADVSIPGQTSITVKPYYALLSSLDTTRDEESWGYAPVYYLRVNYDLNTTTPTKLAKPLIIPFTVKAPIESPDLSYEITSDNRLKLVWDKVPGADRYKVYNVSSFDHNKKTLGPEEGYSGSFPALIGEVEGTEFTNFAEDNYDGQYTDDSESGRDGVISQNLLVTGDYYVTAVKGDKESNFSPVVSTHSLSKNLPMSLSDNAMFYSNYETVKELPRKTKVLFIDESEVTRNVIYGDYKLDESGFGIIDFKIEGTALHGAVLVFDFDLQAYEKLRSSSEGNQNNNFNGYIEPLNTTAHIPELDVPTFIGGSMFDFGDKEDVIAAQLSNTRKLVEKANEARVPILRTETQVPVNANSALEEYLALHLVNVSGVIPLDAFPEAQNFETLSDTFQQVMYQNPLIMDVENYGYDYNSLSFYVSYSDSRENIQQKQQETVAAAKRIVDTIIKPDMNNNVKRKVVYDYLNDNALYDDDALANAEAYNYLKVDKEYNDSFNAYGIMVDGIGVCSSYASAYKMLSDLAGLDSIVVTGKLGTGPHAWNKVLINKQWVNVDPTNNETNAGVPYMLYNTNDKTAVALDFHEDKDYWIDTELKKFASKDNSQDYYVSHGLEAATLAEYKSKLIKELKAGGSSIVIRLSADLDDDEIMNQTAAAYSAVAPDKQENAQMYELKNYIIIEH, from the coding sequence GTGAGAAAGTATTGGATTGTAGCCGTATTGCTGGCTCTGGTGGTGACGGGGTGTGACAACAGCCTAGCCAATGATGAGGGGGCATGGACCGGCAAGCTGGTTACCAACAGCGACATTGCAGGAACTGCCAACAGCGACATTGTAGGAGGCGGAGAGGGTTCGGATGCACCTGCAGACAGCTCTGCAGATGAGGAGTTGGCAGAGAAAAGCCGGGAGCTGTCCGAATTAATTGATGATTTAAGCTACACAACCAGCGTGCAGGAGTTGAAGAAGAAATATGGCACGGAGAAAGAGCAGCAGATTATGCCGCTCTATAATGTGGATGAGAGCCAGCCGTTTACGTTTCATTTCAAAGCCGATATGCTGGATGTGGATTATTTCGAGTCGGTTACTGTACATACGGATATTAAAGGGTTGCCTGAGAGCAAAATTTACAGTTTATTGGATGCCGATGTCTCTATTCCGGGTCAAACCTCCATTACTGTGAAGCCCTATTATGCCTTGCTAAGCTCATTGGATACGACAAGAGATGAGGAATCCTGGGGATATGCACCGGTTTATTATTTGCGTGTGAACTACGATCTGAATACAACGACACCCACGAAGCTCGCCAAGCCGCTGATTATTCCTTTTACGGTCAAAGCTCCGATTGAGTCGCCCGATCTGTCCTACGAGATCACTTCCGACAACAGGCTGAAGCTGGTGTGGGATAAGGTGCCTGGTGCGGACCGTTATAAGGTGTACAATGTCTCTTCTTTTGATCACAACAAAAAGACCTTGGGCCCTGAAGAAGGCTATTCCGGCTCTTTCCCTGCTCTTATTGGGGAGGTGGAGGGTACGGAGTTCACAAATTTTGCCGAGGATAATTATGACGGTCAATATACGGATGACAGCGAAAGCGGAAGGGACGGCGTGATCTCTCAGAATTTGCTGGTGACTGGAGATTACTATGTGACTGCAGTAAAAGGGGACAAGGAGTCCAATTTCAGTCCGGTTGTCAGCACCCATTCGTTATCCAAGAATCTGCCGATGAGTCTCTCCGATAATGCAATGTTCTATTCCAACTATGAAACAGTCAAAGAACTCCCCCGGAAGACCAAAGTTCTCTTCATTGATGAGTCCGAAGTTACGAGGAATGTGATTTATGGAGATTACAAATTGGATGAATCCGGGTTCGGGATCATTGATTTCAAGATTGAAGGCACTGCGCTCCACGGTGCGGTGCTGGTGTTCGACTTCGATCTCCAGGCTTACGAGAAGCTGCGCAGCAGCTCGGAAGGGAATCAGAATAATAATTTCAACGGATATATCGAACCTTTGAATACTACCGCACATATTCCTGAACTCGATGTACCCACGTTCATAGGCGGCAGTATGTTCGATTTCGGCGATAAGGAGGATGTAATTGCCGCACAGCTCTCGAATACCCGCAAGCTGGTGGAGAAGGCTAATGAAGCCCGGGTCCCCATACTGAGAACAGAGACTCAGGTTCCAGTGAATGCCAATTCTGCACTGGAGGAGTATCTGGCTCTGCACCTGGTGAATGTCAGCGGTGTTATTCCGCTTGACGCATTTCCTGAAGCGCAGAATTTCGAAACGCTATCCGATACGTTCCAGCAGGTGATGTACCAGAATCCGCTGATTATGGATGTAGAGAACTATGGCTATGATTATAATTCCCTAAGCTTCTATGTGAGTTACAGTGATTCCAGAGAGAACATTCAACAGAAGCAGCAGGAGACGGTTGCAGCCGCCAAGCGGATTGTGGACACTATTATCAAGCCGGATATGAATAATAACGTCAAGCGTAAAGTGGTATACGACTATCTGAATGACAATGCACTCTATGATGATGATGCATTGGCCAACGCAGAAGCCTACAACTACCTGAAAGTCGATAAAGAGTATAACGATTCTTTTAATGCTTATGGAATTATGGTTGACGGGATCGGGGTCTGCTCCAGCTATGCGTCTGCTTACAAAATGTTAAGCGATCTGGCCGGTCTAGACAGCATTGTGGTTACCGGCAAACTTGGAACAGGGCCGCATGCCTGGAACAAGGTGCTGATCAACAAGCAATGGGTGAATGTAGACCCTACCAATAATGAGACCAACGCCGGAGTTCCTTATATGCTGTATAACACCAATGACAAAACGGCGGTAGCCCTGGATTTTCATGAGGATAAGGACTACTGGATCGACACCGAGCTGAAGAAGTTTGCTTCCAAAGACAACTCGCAGGATTATTATGTGAGCCATGGTTTAGAGGCAGCAACCCTGGCTGAATATAAATCGAAGCTGATTAAAGAGCTGAAAGCGGGCGGAAGCTCTATCGTCATTCGTTTAAGCGCTGACCTGGATGATGATGAGATCATGAACCAGACGGCCGCGGCTTATAGTGCAGTTGCACCGGACAAACAGGAGAACGCGCAGATGTATGAACTGAAGAATTATATCATTATAGAGCATTAA
- a CDS encoding aromatic ring-hydroxylating oxygenase subunit alpha, producing MTNETTTPPKELELPRDCTFTPEDWRVLAEYWYPVAVADEVQDKPVAVKLLDMKLVCYRSNGKIVIARDLCFHRGAPLSKGWVDNGEIVCPYHGFRYNCEGKCTAVPAHPSSRISPKLKLIVYPAVERYGLVWTCLGSASEQIPDFAAWDDPDYINILIPSFDIAGSAGRQMEGFLDVSHFAYVHTATFGDRNNTEVPQYKVRREGDQLVAEYWSTVSNYGKGQDNPAPEGFEWLREFRVFPPFAASLQVYFPDEGRLNILNCASPVSARYTRLFCPISRNFDKNAPVEDTINFNLQVFQEDAEMVEAQTPEDLPLDLQAEAHIPADRTSIAYRQVLTSLGLGQSYTS from the coding sequence ATGACGAATGAGACAACGACACCACCAAAAGAGCTTGAGCTGCCTCGTGACTGTACGTTCACTCCCGAGGACTGGCGGGTGCTTGCCGAATATTGGTACCCTGTCGCGGTTGCCGATGAGGTGCAGGATAAGCCGGTAGCCGTGAAACTGCTGGATATGAAGCTGGTCTGTTACCGCAGCAACGGGAAGATCGTGATCGCCCGTGACCTCTGCTTCCACCGTGGAGCGCCGCTCAGCAAGGGCTGGGTTGATAACGGGGAGATTGTCTGTCCTTATCATGGCTTTCGTTATAATTGTGAGGGCAAATGTACGGCAGTGCCGGCACACCCCAGCTCCAGAATCTCACCCAAGCTGAAGCTGATCGTGTATCCTGCTGTGGAGCGTTATGGACTGGTATGGACCTGTCTTGGTTCAGCGTCTGAGCAGATTCCGGATTTTGCGGCCTGGGACGATCCCGATTATATCAATATTCTGATCCCAAGCTTCGATATTGCCGGTTCGGCCGGGCGGCAGATGGAAGGTTTTCTGGATGTGTCGCATTTCGCTTATGTCCACACCGCAACGTTCGGAGACCGCAATAATACAGAGGTTCCGCAATATAAAGTCAGACGTGAAGGCGACCAGCTGGTGGCCGAATACTGGAGCACGGTCAGCAATTACGGCAAAGGCCAGGATAACCCGGCCCCGGAGGGCTTCGAGTGGCTGCGTGAATTCCGGGTGTTCCCGCCGTTCGCCGCTTCTCTCCAAGTGTATTTTCCGGATGAAGGCAGGCTGAATATCCTGAACTGCGCTTCGCCGGTATCGGCCCGCTACACGCGGCTGTTCTGTCCAATCTCACGCAATTTTGACAAAAACGCACCTGTGGAGGATACGATCAATTTTAACCTTCAGGTCTTCCAGGAGGATGCAGAGATGGTGGAGGCGCAGACCCCGGAGGATCTTCCGCTCGACCTGCAGGCCGAAGCCCACATCCCGGCAGACCGCACATCGATTGCTTACCGGCAGGTACTTACTTCATTGGGACTTGGGCAATCTTATACTTCATAG
- a CDS encoding PadR family transcriptional regulator, translating into MERDKHLPLTETVYYILLALVEPAHGYLIMQKVEELSGGQVRMAAGTLYGAIENLVKLKFIQPVASEDSRRKVYAITHKGLDILRLDLERMQYMIDSTIDRLK; encoded by the coding sequence ATGGAAAGAGATAAGCACTTGCCGTTGACTGAAACTGTTTATTACATTCTGTTGGCCTTGGTCGAGCCTGCTCACGGTTATCTAATCATGCAGAAAGTGGAGGAACTCAGCGGCGGGCAAGTTCGAATGGCTGCGGGAACCCTGTATGGCGCGATTGAGAATCTGGTAAAGCTAAAGTTCATTCAGCCTGTGGCCAGCGAGGACAGCCGCCGCAAGGTGTATGCCATTACCCACAAAGGGTTGGATATTTTACGCCTTGACCTTGAGCGAATGCAATACATGATTGACAGTACGATAGATCGATTGAAATGA
- a CDS encoding DUF4850 domain-containing protein has protein sequence MNKNEVDWDKELKGEPFSSKHFTPQMQQQVEQRLEQKRKFSFTRWSLATAGCALMVVALWLGYSHLSERAVVPPLAEQADPGMDTDTPAAVGWLSFPVAEGGSEKVRVKLNHVMAEVYTSGEVSRKIHSPAKQLPAMTFPLPKDVEGRLEATWVTRPDLTTSYLLLAPAGWAAKVSIAENGSYGVTFQDPDNPAQSLKYTDNNWGCAGCAIGSIGSYFPDQASWADGMGFPVYEPLAFTKHQLLGESGADSRTARYTLELNDQGIQHQGAAYYDVGEWGYLFRLLEMKLSLQFSQSELVESILGFFAANHGPLAIPGAEEDQANEEYTLKALKSALEEQGMELTAVGQHEEHQFNKKLAGVWPDELLVDESKSADMHERLSVYAYGNAEECAAGLEALKLEINRTTYDGGARIYPHVFRGANFLVAYWTRGNSEVAFSYDRTIKQTLRSFES, from the coding sequence ATGAACAAGAATGAAGTGGATTGGGACAAGGAATTGAAGGGCGAACCCTTCAGCAGCAAACATTTCACACCGCAAATGCAGCAGCAGGTGGAGCAAAGGCTGGAGCAGAAACGGAAGTTCTCCTTCACCAGATGGAGTCTCGCCACTGCGGGCTGTGCCCTTATGGTAGTCGCCTTGTGGCTGGGCTACAGCCACTTGAGTGAGCGGGCAGTGGTTCCGCCGCTGGCAGAGCAGGCAGACCCCGGCATGGATACTGACACTCCAGCCGCTGTAGGATGGCTCTCTTTTCCGGTAGCGGAAGGCGGATCAGAGAAAGTCCGAGTGAAGCTAAACCATGTGATGGCAGAGGTGTATACAAGTGGTGAGGTTTCCCGGAAGATTCACTCCCCCGCCAAGCAGCTTCCGGCGATGACGTTCCCACTGCCCAAAGACGTGGAAGGCCGTCTTGAAGCCACCTGGGTGACCCGGCCCGATCTCACCACCAGCTACCTGCTGCTGGCTCCGGCCGGGTGGGCCGCTAAGGTTAGTATTGCCGAGAACGGCTCCTACGGCGTAACCTTTCAGGACCCGGATAACCCGGCTCAGAGTCTAAAATACACGGACAATAACTGGGGCTGTGCGGGCTGTGCCATTGGCAGTATCGGCAGCTATTTCCCAGATCAAGCGTCTTGGGCGGATGGCATGGGCTTCCCTGTTTACGAGCCGCTGGCCTTTACGAAACATCAGCTGCTGGGTGAATCGGGCGCCGATTCACGCACCGCCAGATACACGTTGGAGCTGAACGACCAGGGAATCCAGCATCAAGGCGCAGCCTATTATGATGTCGGAGAGTGGGGATATTTGTTCAGGCTGCTAGAAATGAAGCTGTCGCTGCAATTCTCCCAGAGCGAGCTAGTGGAAAGTATCCTGGGATTCTTTGCCGCCAACCACGGACCGTTGGCCATTCCCGGAGCCGAGGAGGATCAGGCTAATGAAGAGTATACGCTGAAGGCGCTGAAGAGCGCGCTGGAGGAGCAGGGAATGGAATTGACTGCCGTAGGACAGCACGAAGAGCACCAGTTCAATAAGAAGCTGGCCGGGGTCTGGCCGGATGAGCTGCTGGTAGATGAAAGTAAATCGGCGGATATGCATGAGCGTTTGTCCGTATATGCTTACGGCAATGCGGAGGAATGTGCCGCAGGCCTGGAAGCGCTGAAGCTGGAGATCAACCGTACGACCTACGATGGCGGAGCGCGTATTTATCCGCATGTGTTCCGGGGCGCCAATTTCCTGGTGGCGTATTGGACCAGAGGCAACAGCGAGGTGGCGTTCTCCTATGACAGGACGATCAAGCAGACATTGAGAAGCTTCGAATCCTGA
- a CDS encoding RNA polymerase sigma factor translates to MSDQLNEPTTMNASTLRELMNTYGEDVWNYAYFLSRSGAVADDIAQETFIRAYKHMNSFRGEASVKTWLLQITRNRWYTYRNSGFMKRVILKEQPEPGAAVSAEDAFLEQSLSGDIWRLVLRLPRKHREVLILHAHYNLTMEELALTLGLSLSGAKSRLLRARKQANECWNKELERL, encoded by the coding sequence ATGTCCGACCAGCTAAATGAACCTACGACGATGAACGCAAGCACACTGAGAGAATTAATGAATACGTATGGCGAAGATGTGTGGAATTATGCTTATTTCCTGTCCCGCAGCGGGGCTGTAGCTGACGATATCGCCCAGGAAACCTTTATAAGGGCCTACAAACATATGAATTCCTTCCGCGGCGAAGCCAGCGTCAAGACCTGGCTGCTGCAGATTACCCGCAACCGCTGGTACACCTACCGCAACAGCGGATTTATGAAACGTGTAATCCTGAAGGAGCAGCCTGAGCCTGGAGCGGCGGTCTCGGCAGAGGACGCTTTTCTGGAGCAATCCTTGAGCGGCGATATCTGGCGGCTGGTCCTTCGGCTACCCCGCAAGCACAGAGAGGTACTGATTCTGCATGCCCACTACAACCTGACAATGGAGGAGTTAGCCCTGACACTAGGGCTATCCTTGTCGGGAGCCAAATCACGGCTGCTGCGGGCGAGAAAACAGGCCAACGAATGTTGGAATAAGGAGCTGGAGCGGCTATGA
- the thiD gene encoding bifunctional hydroxymethylpyrimidine kinase/phosphomethylpyrimidine kinase encodes MPKIIKTLTIAGSDSSGGAGIQADLKTFEEYGTYGFSALTTIVTMDPDQGWHHNVYPIDAAIVAEQLKTVFAGGPVDAMKTGMLGSVEIVRVTEQAIRENLQANVVIDPVMVCKGEDEVLNPESAQAIRDLLLPLATVVTPNLFEAGVLSGLGKLSTVEDMKEAARLIHQLGAHNVVVKGGKALGGDMAIDIFYNGTDYTVFQTAKIEPAHNHGAGCTFAAAITGGLACGLSVDEAVAKAKDFVSAAIRNGFAFNEYVGPVFHGGYRLEQ; translated from the coding sequence TTGCCAAAGATCATCAAGACACTAACCATTGCCGGAAGCGACTCCAGCGGAGGCGCAGGCATTCAGGCTGATTTGAAAACTTTTGAGGAATACGGCACCTACGGTTTCAGCGCCTTAACGACCATTGTCACAATGGACCCCGACCAAGGCTGGCACCACAATGTGTATCCGATCGATGCCGCTATCGTTGCCGAGCAGCTGAAGACAGTGTTCGCCGGCGGTCCGGTGGATGCAATGAAGACCGGCATGCTGGGCAGTGTGGAGATTGTACGCGTAACTGAGCAAGCCATTCGGGAGAACCTGCAGGCCAATGTAGTCATCGACCCGGTGATGGTCTGCAAAGGTGAAGACGAGGTGCTGAATCCCGAGAGCGCCCAGGCGATCCGTGATCTGCTGCTGCCACTGGCAACCGTAGTTACGCCTAATCTGTTCGAAGCAGGAGTTCTTTCGGGACTCGGCAAGCTGTCTACTGTAGAGGATATGAAAGAAGCGGCACGCCTGATTCATCAGCTTGGCGCACATAATGTTGTGGTCAAGGGCGGCAAGGCCCTGGGCGGTGACATGGCCATCGACATCTTCTACAATGGCACGGACTACACCGTCTTCCAGACAGCGAAGATTGAGCCAGCCCACAACCACGGCGCAGGCTGCACCTTCGCCGCTGCGATTACCGGCGGTCTCGCTTGTGGTCTGAGCGTGGATGAAGCGGTGGCAAAAGCCAAGGATTTCGTATCCGCCGCCATCCGCAACGGATTTGCATTCAACGAATATGTAGGCCCTGTCTTCCATGGCGGTTACCGCCTGGAGCAATAA
- a CDS encoding HEAT repeat domain-containing protein produces the protein MRKAVIHGLSRLQPEAYLGLFLQELQDEHPGVSRAAAKALGCIPYLIPKQELSAIATREQSLHVLRNTLRVLGSLNKWEQLDILLGMLETAATESVRQELLQQLDGWIAGFNRQFAAKPLSTATSLLEVRLQSTRRLLGERRADVLTWLIS, from the coding sequence GTGCGTAAAGCCGTCATCCACGGTTTGTCCCGACTGCAGCCTGAAGCTTATCTGGGGCTGTTTCTGCAGGAGCTGCAGGATGAGCACCCGGGCGTATCGCGGGCGGCTGCCAAGGCGCTGGGGTGTATCCCTTACCTGATTCCAAAACAGGAACTATCGGCAATAGCGACTAGGGAGCAGTCCTTACATGTGCTGCGGAATACGCTGCGGGTACTTGGCTCGTTGAATAAGTGGGAGCAGCTGGATATTCTTCTGGGCATGCTGGAGACTGCTGCAACAGAATCTGTCCGGCAGGAATTATTGCAGCAGTTGGACGGCTGGATCGCGGGCTTCAACCGCCAATTCGCCGCCAAACCGCTGTCTACCGCCACATCTCTGCTGGAAGTTCGCTTGCAGAGCACCCGGCGTCTGCTGGGTGAACGCAGAGCGGACGTATTAACCTGGCTGATCAGCTGA
- a CDS encoding APC family permease encodes MEKNTTITKSITFVQALAIVVGMIIGSGIFLKPGIVLSNAGTPWLSILAWVAGGVITLASALSVAEIAAAIPKSGGLYTYLGELYGNVAGFLLGWVQAVISYPASVAALAIAFATYSNFFLPMNGIQQKLLAVFILLFILAMNVISTTFGGMIQTIATIGKLIPVVGIVAFGLISDLAPGFSGITATVSGAGFGAAILGTLWAYDGWISVTNMAGEIKDPARTLPRAITVGVIFVIVVYVLFNLAIFQVLPYESIVASTTPGADAAEALFGNGGGAFITAGIIISVLGAMNGYLMTAARVPQAMGEKGEIPFSAVLSRIHPKFRTPANALIFQALLAVIYIFSGTFNTLTDLLVFVLWIFFTMGVFGVFLLRKQMPPQKGRYKVPFYPVTPIIGVVGGGYILVSTVISDPVRSLVGIGITLLGLPIYYFMAAKKTV; translated from the coding sequence ATGGAGAAGAACACAACAATAACGAAATCCATCACATTTGTGCAGGCTCTGGCCATTGTGGTAGGGATGATTATCGGATCGGGCATCTTCCTGAAGCCGGGTATTGTGCTGAGTAATGCCGGCACCCCCTGGCTGAGTATTCTTGCCTGGGTAGCAGGCGGCGTGATCACCCTGGCCTCCGCGTTGTCAGTGGCAGAAATTGCCGCCGCCATTCCCAAATCGGGTGGGCTGTACACGTATCTTGGAGAGCTGTACGGCAATGTTGCCGGGTTTCTGCTCGGCTGGGTGCAGGCGGTCATTTCTTATCCAGCCTCCGTTGCTGCGCTGGCGATTGCCTTCGCCACCTACTCCAATTTCTTCCTGCCAATGAACGGGATACAGCAGAAGCTGCTCGCGGTATTTATTCTGCTGTTCATTCTGGCCATGAACGTCATTTCCACGACCTTCGGCGGGATGATCCAGACCATCGCAACCATCGGCAAGCTGATTCCAGTAGTAGGTATTGTCGCCTTTGGGCTGATCTCCGATCTGGCTCCCGGCTTCAGCGGCATAACAGCTACTGTGTCCGGGGCCGGCTTCGGCGCTGCGATCCTGGGTACGTTGTGGGCTTATGATGGCTGGATCAGCGTGACTAATATGGCGGGTGAGATCAAGGACCCTGCGCGCACGCTGCCGCGGGCCATTACGGTCGGTGTTATTTTTGTAATCGTGGTGTATGTGCTGTTTAATCTGGCGATCTTCCAGGTGCTTCCTTACGAATCCATTGTGGCTTCGACTACTCCGGGTGCGGATGCGGCGGAAGCGTTGTTCGGCAACGGGGGCGGGGCGTTTATTACGGCAGGTATCATTATTTCGGTGTTAGGTGCGATGAACGGCTACCTGATGACAGCGGCTCGCGTGCCTCAGGCGATGGGGGAGAAGGGCGAGATTCCTTTTTCAGCCGTACTTAGCAGAATTCATCCCAAGTTCCGGACACCTGCCAACGCTCTGATCTTTCAGGCGCTGCTGGCGGTGATCTACATTTTCTCGGGGACGTTCAATACGCTGACCGATCTGCTGGTGTTCGTGCTCTGGATCTTTTTCACAATGGGTGTGTTTGGCGTGTTCCTGCTGCGCAAGCAAATGCCGCCACAGAAAGGCAGATATAAAGTGCCGTTCTATCCGGTTACACCAATTATCGGTGTGGTGGGCGGAGGATACATTCTAGTCAGCACGGTGATAAGCGATCCGGTCCGTTCGCTGGTTGGGATCGGAATCACTTTGCTCGGACTGCCCATCTATTATTTCATGGCCGCGAAGAAAACAGTATAG
- a CDS encoding MFS transporter translates to MRKRLGGNNRVYIMQLATIFLGFIIFGFSENIKGPAIPRIQFDFNLDEQQLGTMLSLNALGYLIACSFTAYLVRKWGIKAVTLMAFGSMVLSGILIFMSRTYPLFASSYFVMYIGNGMLEIGLAILGARIFVRNTGTMMNLSHFFYGLSSTVAPMIATGLMSVTLFGQLLDWRWMYLIMLSLSVLPMIPAFLSSFPGDDLAEADRIPLKTLVRDPALWLLVLILTFGVVSELAVGGWLVNFLEKAYRWDTVAASGMLSAFFLCFSAARLFLGPVTDRIGFNLSLILLSAFSALCTFAAILGGEPAAFLFAAAGIGIAPIYPTVMAFIARRYPKGSDTAITFTVTLMGVGSVIGNYAIGGITSGIKRSYGSGSELGLLRGLQAGYGFIGLCALICAVSGCVLYRYLKARQELI, encoded by the coding sequence ATGCGCAAACGTCTGGGCGGCAATAATCGAGTATATATCATGCAATTGGCAACGATCTTCCTGGGTTTTATTATTTTCGGCTTCTCGGAGAATATCAAAGGTCCGGCCATTCCGCGGATTCAATTTGATTTCAATCTGGATGAGCAGCAGCTCGGCACGATGTTGTCGCTGAACGCGCTGGGGTATCTGATTGCCTGCTCCTTCACGGCTTATCTGGTCCGCAAGTGGGGGATCAAGGCGGTAACGCTAATGGCTTTTGGCTCGATGGTGTTATCGGGAATTCTGATCTTTATGTCGCGCACTTATCCGTTGTTCGCGTCCTCGTATTTCGTGATGTATATTGGCAACGGGATGCTGGAAATTGGGCTGGCGATTCTAGGCGCGCGGATCTTTGTGCGCAATACCGGCACGATGATGAATCTGTCGCATTTCTTCTATGGCCTCAGTTCAACGGTTGCGCCGATGATTGCCACGGGCTTGATGTCGGTGACATTGTTCGGGCAGTTGCTTGATTGGAGATGGATGTATCTAATTATGCTGAGCTTGTCGGTGCTGCCGATGATTCCGGCGTTTCTCAGCTCCTTCCCCGGTGATGATCTGGCGGAAGCCGACCGGATTCCGCTCAAGACGCTGGTGCGGGACCCCGCGCTGTGGCTGCTGGTGCTAATCCTGACCTTTGGGGTGGTATCGGAGCTGGCGGTGGGCGGCTGGCTGGTGAATTTCCTGGAAAAAGCATACCGCTGGGACACCGTCGCAGCTTCGGGCATGCTGTCGGCGTTCTTCCTGTGCTTCTCTGCCGCACGGCTGTTTCTCGGCCCGGTGACCGACAGAATCGGCTTCAACCTGTCCTTGATTCTGCTGTCGGCCTTCTCAGCGCTGTGTACGTTTGCCGCCATTCTGGGCGGGGAGCCTGCGGCATTCCTATTCGCTGCCGCCGGGATCGGGATCGCCCCGATTTATCCGACGGTCATGGCTTTTATTGCCCGCAGGTATCCCAAGGGCAGCGATACCGCGATTACCTTTACCGTTACCCTGATGGGGGTAGGCAGTGTAATCGGCAATTACGCAATCGGCGGAATTACGAGCGGAATCAAGCGCAGCTACGGCAGCGGGAGTGAGCTAGGCCTGCTGCGCGGCCTTCAGGCCGGCTACGGATTCATCGGCTTATGCGCCCTGATCTGCGCCGTGTCAGGCTGCGTGCTATACAGGTACCTGAAGGCGCGCCAGGAGCTGATCTGA
- a CDS encoding DUF2812 domain-containing protein, protein MRKFKFFTNFDKEESWLTDMARQGYRFTKKTAFGYEFKPERSENSTIKMDYRIFKKREDFDDYCSLFADSGWEHITGTKSSGYQYFKKKGTQGSEEIFSDVDSRAGRYKRLSNMWAMLACSFILVLAALISTDAIDLEALLDPKLLYYTPGLWDLNGVAFWRAFLFETPFALGRGFMWILLPFIIMIYLYFAFKANKQYKRTQEDKLTHK, encoded by the coding sequence ATGAGAAAATTCAAGTTTTTTACTAACTTCGACAAAGAAGAAAGCTGGCTTACTGACATGGCGAGGCAGGGTTACCGATTCACCAAAAAAACGGCGTTCGGCTATGAATTCAAACCTGAAAGGTCTGAGAATTCAACTATAAAAATGGACTACCGCATCTTTAAAAAACGGGAGGATTTCGATGATTACTGTTCTTTATTTGCGGACAGCGGCTGGGAACATATCACGGGGACAAAAAGCTCGGGATATCAGTATTTCAAGAAAAAAGGCACACAGGGAAGTGAAGAAATCTTTTCGGATGTCGATTCCAGAGCCGGTCGGTACAAGCGGCTGTCGAATATGTGGGCTATGTTGGCTTGTTCCTTCATCCTTGTACTGGCAGCACTCATTTCTACTGATGCGATCGATCTGGAAGCATTGCTTGATCCGAAATTACTATATTATACTCCGGGACTATGGGATCTGAACGGAGTGGCTTTCTGGAGGGCCTTTCTTTTCGAAACACCATTCGCCCTGGGTAGAGGTTTTATGTGGATATTATTACCCTTTATAATAATGATATATCTGTATTTCGCATTTAAGGCAAATAAACAATATAAAAGGACGCAAGAAGATAAACTTACACACAAATAA